Proteins found in one Bremerella volcania genomic segment:
- a CDS encoding flagellar basal body L-ring protein FlgH yields MKNAIVAFALLQLVAICDDLLAQQSGPISSLGQRNMPEGQIAEGMPYNGTTKDLSWMYRELPPPRQVQIHDLIHIRVDERAQAFSDGEIDRKKSGQYAAILTDWIRLDGINSIKPAVQADGDPRITGTLNQRLKSEAEMETSEGLKFTIAAEVQEILPNGTLKLEARKTITVNDEIWVYHLRGVCRTEDINPNNTVLSEHLADLTITKEDHGSVRDAYRRGWFLTLWDKVHWF; encoded by the coding sequence ATGAAAAATGCTATCGTAGCCTTCGCCTTGCTGCAATTGGTAGCCATATGCGATGACCTCTTAGCACAGCAAAGTGGCCCGATTTCGAGCCTCGGACAACGCAACATGCCGGAAGGACAGATCGCCGAAGGCATGCCTTACAACGGCACCACGAAAGATCTCAGCTGGATGTATCGTGAATTGCCTCCGCCACGCCAGGTACAAATTCACGACCTGATTCATATTCGTGTCGATGAACGAGCCCAGGCCTTTTCCGACGGCGAAATCGACCGAAAGAAGAGTGGGCAGTACGCAGCGATCCTGACCGACTGGATTCGCCTGGACGGCATCAACTCGATCAAGCCCGCAGTTCAAGCCGACGGTGATCCGAGAATCACCGGCACGCTCAATCAGCGTTTAAAGTCGGAAGCCGAGATGGAGACATCCGAAGGTCTCAAGTTCACCATCGCTGCCGAAGTCCAAGAGATTCTGCCCAACGGTACGCTGAAGCTGGAAGCCCGCAAGACGATCACCGTCAATGACGAGATTTGGGTTTACCACCTGCGTGGCGTCTGCCGCACCGAAGATATCAACCCAAACAACACTGTGCTGAGCGAGCACCTGGCCGACCTGACAATCACCAAGGAAGATCACGGTTCGGTTCGCGACGCTTATCGCCGAGGCTGGTTTCTGACCCTGTGGGATAAAGTCCACTGGTTCTAA
- the flgN gene encoding flagellar export chaperone FlgN: protein MPSTAEHSSPPLNLENETATFLQKLSDVQADLLNVLHRKREQMVANDLEAMEQTMVSEQALLDRLDQLRDSRQMLLANAKGKGLPSDSMHSLARALDENQTGELAMKAHTAKDAMRHIQNETLTNFVLAQQTVLHLSQLLQIIATGGKLKPTYEAENASNQGGTLVDQDA, encoded by the coding sequence ATGCCTTCCACAGCAGAACATTCGTCACCTCCGTTGAACCTCGAGAACGAGACGGCGACCTTTCTGCAGAAACTATCCGACGTCCAAGCCGACTTGTTGAACGTCTTGCATCGCAAGCGAGAGCAGATGGTTGCAAATGACCTGGAAGCCATGGAACAAACCATGGTCAGCGAACAGGCATTGCTCGATCGGCTCGATCAACTCCGCGACTCGCGCCAAATGCTGCTAGCCAATGCGAAGGGCAAGGGGCTACCATCCGATAGCATGCACTCGCTAGCAAGAGCTTTAGACGAGAATCAAACTGGCGAACTTGCGATGAAGGCGCATACCGCGAAGGATGCGATGCGTCATATTCAGAACGAAACACTGACGAACTTCGTGCTAGCCCAACAAACCGTGTTACATCTTTCGCAATTGCTACAAATCATTGCGACCGGAGGGAAGCTTAAACCGACATATGAAGCGGAGAATGCCTCGAATCAAGGTGGAACCTTGGTAGATCAGGATGCATAG
- the flgG gene encoding flagellar basal-body rod protein FlgG, translating into MSVQTLYTAATGMQSMQTKLDVIANNLANVNTTGFKKDRANFEDLFYDHEVLPGNPDSTGNLTPTGTEVGLGVRVSSVQTDFKQGAFTSTDRPLDMLIEGEGFFQVLDPSGEVYYSRAGNFSVNANGQVVTGSAGIGRPLQPAIVIPQDATAVEVSPDGIVSVQQPGSSTLNEVGQIQLATFINPEGLLKLGENLYAETGASSAPITGNPQTNGLGQIRKGMLEASNVEPVQELIDLITTQRSFELNSQTIQAGDQILQLISNLRR; encoded by the coding sequence ATGAGTGTCCAAACCCTTTACACCGCAGCCACTGGCATGCAGTCGATGCAAACCAAGCTCGACGTCATTGCCAATAACCTGGCCAACGTGAACACCACCGGGTTTAAGAAGGATCGAGCCAACTTCGAAGATCTGTTCTACGATCACGAAGTTCTGCCTGGCAATCCAGACTCGACCGGTAACCTCACGCCGACCGGTACGGAAGTCGGTCTCGGCGTTCGCGTTTCCAGCGTTCAGACCGATTTCAAACAAGGTGCATTCACCAGCACCGATCGACCGCTCGACATGCTGATCGAAGGCGAAGGCTTCTTTCAGGTTCTCGATCCGAGCGGCGAAGTTTACTACTCCCGAGCCGGAAATTTCTCGGTCAATGCAAACGGCCAAGTCGTTACCGGATCAGCTGGTATCGGGCGTCCCCTTCAACCTGCGATCGTCATTCCCCAAGATGCCACCGCCGTCGAGGTCAGTCCCGATGGAATCGTTTCGGTCCAACAGCCTGGATCGAGCACGTTGAATGAAGTCGGTCAGATTCAACTGGCAACGTTCATCAATCCCGAAGGTCTCCTGAAGCTGGGCGAAAACCTCTATGCCGAGACGGGTGCATCTAGTGCCCCGATTACCGGCAATCCTCAAACCAATGGCTTGGGGCAGATTCGCAAAGGGATGCTGGAAGCTTCCAATGTCGAACCGGTTCAAGAATTGATCGATCTGATCACTACGCAACGATCGTTTGAGTTGAACTCGCAGACGATTCAGGCCGGCGATCAAATCTTGCAACTTATCTCGAACCTTCGTCGATAG
- a CDS encoding flagellar basal body P-ring protein FlgI — protein sequence MTRQLASLTIFAILALAGATVEAQVSRTQYSSIDSQRFQINRPLSDFVRVKGQEGNYLQGVGLVVGLKGTGDSDLTPTHRALSLMLKHMGNNAGSGPGGEYLPEELKNIKNMALVLVRANIPAEGAEEGDFIDCEVSSLGAKSLAGGTLAISTLQGPNPHDKTVWALASGPVELAKQDIPTRGYVMNGCRIEKTIRNPFVTQDGKIFLVINEGHKDWRMAQEIVFGVNNLEQNISRGTSGQIAKALDQKTIEVTIPPQYKEEPVFFVSILMETPIVDSLLNNKVVINKNQGLIVIGSDVEIGPVVINHNGIKVETANPEASKFVTVDTQKQYATRLKDLEDALTTLKVPATDIIDIVEALHHQGKVYGELIYVN from the coding sequence ATGACTCGACAACTCGCAAGCCTGACAATCTTCGCTATTCTGGCGCTCGCCGGTGCTACCGTCGAAGCTCAGGTTTCGCGAACTCAGTACAGTTCGATTGATTCGCAGCGATTTCAAATCAATCGACCATTGTCCGATTTCGTCCGAGTCAAAGGGCAAGAGGGTAACTACCTGCAAGGGGTTGGCCTGGTAGTCGGTTTGAAGGGAACCGGCGACTCGGATCTGACGCCTACGCATCGTGCGTTGTCGTTAATGCTCAAGCACATGGGCAACAACGCAGGCAGCGGCCCAGGCGGCGAATACCTGCCTGAGGAACTGAAGAACATCAAGAACATGGCGTTGGTCCTCGTTCGTGCGAACATTCCAGCCGAAGGTGCCGAGGAAGGGGACTTCATCGACTGCGAAGTCAGCTCGCTAGGGGCCAAGAGCCTTGCCGGCGGCACGCTGGCGATCTCGACGCTACAAGGGCCCAACCCGCACGACAAGACGGTTTGGGCACTCGCTAGTGGGCCTGTCGAACTTGCCAAGCAAGACATTCCAACTCGAGGCTACGTTATGAATGGCTGCCGCATCGAAAAGACGATTCGTAACCCGTTCGTTACCCAAGACGGGAAGATTTTCCTGGTCATCAATGAAGGTCATAAGGATTGGCGGATGGCCCAGGAAATCGTCTTCGGAGTGAATAACCTGGAGCAGAACATCAGCCGAGGCACCAGCGGTCAGATCGCCAAGGCACTCGACCAGAAGACGATCGAAGTCACGATTCCTCCTCAATACAAAGAAGAACCGGTCTTCTTCGTCTCGATCCTCATGGAAACCCCGATCGTCGACAGTTTGCTGAATAACAAAGTCGTGATCAACAAGAATCAAGGACTGATCGTGATTGGCAGCGACGTCGAGATCGGTCCTGTCGTGATCAATCACAACGGCATCAAAGTCGAAACCGCCAACCCAGAAGCGTCAAAATTCGTCACCGTCGACACGCAGAAGCAGTACGCGACACGCCTAAAAGACCTGGAAGACGCCCTGACGACCTTGAAGGTCCCAGCGACGGACATCATCGATATCGTCGAAGCATTGCATCACCAGGGAAAAGTGTACGGCGAACTGATTTACGTCAACTAA
- the flgA gene encoding flagellar basal body P-ring formation chaperone FlgA — MTIATVTRSLFSMLVVLAMSTTAMAQTDQVVLKTSAIVGGTLVRLGDVAAIEVQDHKLRAELSEMELMPAPGTDHSTYLTINDIRSILAARGISSEQVSVTGSNRVRMEAASVQETIEHAAVTAKRIPRRTISSQVDQPQEIMTVAHVVRNVRRGEVIQASDVEMRELTVIRRDDSYPSALHNVVGKEATRTIAADRPISSQDIREPIIVRRNDVVTVYAHAGNVIVRREMLALSDAGMQELVEVQPIEPKHFGRARQVERFQAQVTGPGEAIVLGGHVKVPTSKPLMPLPQPEINR; from the coding sequence ATGACGATCGCGACTGTAACTCGTTCCCTTTTTAGCATGCTGGTAGTGTTGGCCATGTCCACTACGGCGATGGCTCAAACCGATCAGGTCGTATTGAAGACTTCCGCCATCGTCGGTGGAACACTGGTACGCTTGGGTGACGTAGCTGCCATTGAAGTCCAAGACCATAAACTTCGTGCTGAACTAAGCGAAATGGAATTGATGCCTGCCCCTGGCACCGATCACTCGACCTACCTCACGATCAACGATATCCGCTCGATCTTGGCTGCTCGGGGGATTTCAAGTGAACAAGTCTCTGTCACCGGGTCGAACCGAGTCCGCATGGAAGCAGCTTCCGTCCAAGAAACAATTGAGCATGCGGCGGTTACGGCGAAGCGAATTCCACGTCGCACTATCAGCAGTCAAGTCGACCAACCACAAGAGATCATGACAGTAGCCCATGTCGTGCGAAACGTCCGCCGCGGCGAAGTCATTCAGGCAAGCGACGTCGAAATGCGAGAGTTGACGGTTATTCGTCGCGATGACTCCTACCCTTCCGCACTGCACAACGTAGTTGGCAAAGAAGCCACGCGAACAATCGCCGCCGATCGCCCGATTTCTTCCCAAGACATTCGCGAACCGATCATCGTTCGTCGAAACGATGTCGTCACGGTCTACGCTCACGCCGGCAATGTAATTGTGCGACGAGAAATGCTGGCCCTTAGCGATGCCGGTATGCAGGAACTCGTCGAAGTCCAACCTATCGAACCCAAGCATTTCGGCCGGGCACGCCAAGTGGAACGCTTTCAAGCCCAAGTCACCGGTCCAGGGGAAGCAATTGTCCTGGGGGGCCACGTAAAGGTTCCTACTTCGAAGCCATTGATGCCCCTGCCGCAACCGGAGATCAATCGATGA
- the flgK gene encoding flagellar hook-associated protein FlgK, with protein MSLFSSLQQANNALQAAQVGLQVTGNNIANVNTPDYLRQRVIYTPAPTQAVGNLRLGLGVKVEAIVQQVDHFLEERLRGSRSDLAKGEAEENTFTQLDALIGELSDTDLSTSLNNFFGSINDILNQPEDLGVRNLTILRGQTLADDISRLYQRVRQVQLDTNDRIRDASGTINGLLTDIAELNVKITQMEGGVTQSDAVGLRDQRQRKLTELSEMIGIRAVEQENGSVSVFAGGEYLVTDGISRQVYADEEPRDGANFVDIKIVDFESPLQTDTGKLAGLVNSRDHILGDFLTRLNDFAKSFTFEFNKVFSSGQGLTGYESIEAEHFVSADQWDDALDQVGLPFTPENGSFQVKLLNRQTGVTETHDIFVTLNGTNEDTSLEDLQTALDDIDGLSASISLEGQLQINADQPNIEFAFADDTSGVLAALGVGTFFTGSSATDLGVNEMVSGDPSKFAASRSGIGKDTDNALDLASFADRALDSFGGTTVAAFYKDMVGGVAQTAAVTKGITEGFRVFKDTLEGQKLGVSGVNLDEEAVRMITFQRQFQASSRMIATLDELLEILVNL; from the coding sequence ATGTCTCTATTTAGCTCTCTACAACAAGCGAACAATGCCCTGCAAGCAGCCCAGGTAGGTCTGCAGGTTACGGGCAACAACATCGCTAACGTCAACACGCCGGACTACCTCCGACAGCGCGTCATCTATACGCCTGCGCCGACGCAAGCGGTCGGCAACCTGCGTCTAGGTCTCGGCGTGAAGGTCGAGGCGATCGTTCAGCAGGTCGACCACTTTCTGGAAGAGCGCCTACGCGGTTCACGAAGTGACCTTGCCAAGGGAGAAGCCGAAGAAAACACGTTCACGCAACTCGATGCCCTCATCGGTGAACTGAGCGATACCGACCTCAGCACATCCCTCAACAACTTTTTCGGCTCGATCAACGACATCCTTAACCAGCCGGAAGACTTGGGGGTTCGCAACCTGACAATACTTCGTGGGCAAACGCTGGCGGACGATATCTCTCGGCTCTATCAACGTGTTCGCCAAGTGCAACTCGATACGAACGATCGAATCCGTGACGCTTCCGGGACGATCAATGGTCTCTTGACCGACATTGCTGAACTCAACGTAAAAATTACGCAGATGGAAGGGGGCGTTACGCAAAGCGATGCCGTGGGGCTTCGTGACCAACGCCAACGAAAGCTGACTGAGCTATCCGAGATGATTGGTATCCGAGCCGTGGAGCAGGAAAACGGCTCTGTATCCGTATTCGCTGGGGGTGAATACCTGGTAACCGATGGCATTTCCCGACAAGTTTATGCCGATGAAGAACCACGCGATGGCGCCAATTTCGTCGACATCAAAATTGTCGACTTTGAATCTCCCTTGCAAACCGACACAGGCAAGCTTGCAGGCCTGGTGAATTCGCGCGATCACATTCTCGGGGACTTCCTCACGCGACTCAACGATTTCGCGAAGTCATTTACATTCGAGTTCAATAAGGTCTTTAGCAGCGGCCAGGGGCTAACCGGTTACGAGTCGATAGAAGCCGAGCACTTTGTCAGTGCCGATCAGTGGGATGATGCGCTCGACCAGGTCGGACTTCCGTTTACACCGGAAAATGGTTCGTTCCAAGTCAAACTGCTCAATCGGCAAACAGGCGTCACGGAAACCCACGACATCTTCGTAACACTCAACGGCACGAACGAAGACACTTCGCTAGAAGACCTGCAAACGGCGTTGGACGATATTGACGGACTCTCAGCGTCAATCAGCCTGGAGGGGCAGCTTCAAATCAATGCCGATCAACCGAACATCGAATTTGCCTTCGCAGACGACACCAGCGGCGTATTAGCGGCCCTGGGCGTAGGCACATTTTTTACGGGCTCGTCCGCGACTGATCTTGGCGTGAACGAGATGGTCAGCGGCGATCCATCCAAGTTTGCGGCGAGCCGATCTGGCATCGGCAAAGACACAGACAACGCGCTGGACCTCGCGTCGTTTGCCGATAGAGCCCTAGACTCCTTTGGCGGGACAACGGTTGCCGCGTTTTATAAAGACATGGTCGGGGGAGTTGCACAAACTGCTGCAGTTACCAAGGGTATCACCGAAGGCTTTCGCGTCTTCAAAGATACGCTCGAAGGACAGAAGCTTGGCGTTAGCGGGGTGAACTTGGACGAGGAAGCAGTGCGTATGATCACCTTTCAACGTCAGTTCCAGGCATCATCCCGCATGATCGCCACGCTGGATGAACTATTAGAGATTTTGGTCAACCTGTAG
- a CDS encoding rod-binding protein, producing MNVNTLTSASGAAAPQGQLREKFDQFVGESMFGQMLKSMRESVGKPAYFHGGRAEEVFQSQLDQLLVEKISDASAEQISKPMFELFAANMGNRHDASELSSFVSEDEAQQAIQQLESLKQQNKSQGTEINSAALSQLDVSI from the coding sequence ATGAACGTCAACACACTCACCTCGGCATCCGGCGCAGCGGCCCCCCAAGGTCAGCTTCGTGAGAAATTCGACCAGTTCGTGGGCGAATCGATGTTCGGGCAGATGCTCAAGAGCATGCGAGAATCGGTCGGCAAGCCGGCTTACTTTCATGGTGGCAGGGCAGAGGAAGTCTTTCAGTCACAATTGGATCAGCTACTGGTCGAGAAGATTTCCGATGCGAGTGCCGAGCAGATTTCCAAGCCGATGTTCGAGCTTTTTGCCGCCAATATGGGCAATCGGCATGACGCTTCCGAGCTTTCTTCGTTTGTCAGCGAAGACGAAGCCCAGCAGGCGATCCAACAACTTGAATCGCTTAAGCAGCAGAACAAATCGCAAGGCACTGAAATCAACTCAGCGGCTTTGTCGCAGTTGGACGTCTCCATTTAG